The Oryctolagus cuniculus chromosome 5, mOryCun1.1, whole genome shotgun sequence genome includes a region encoding these proteins:
- the TBPL1 gene encoding TATA box-binding protein-like 1 isoform X3, which produces MPGSQVSSGAPARAGRSPKSGGRGGLRAALLRPLSERLRFPRAVPLKPPPARGPEGTHSGAAVPTGECVPSGPPATSGAESRRGSQAPDARLPCERPPARVGLRCRFCPAPGSWLRPPAPPPPGPWIRLPGAGASLLLRVRRNRQQRCRRVLYGRPVFPRFEETKVNSASFSSHGKLSHVDEHKYVEFAIKYNMPMKYTAEYF; this is translated from the exons ATGCCTGGATCGCAGGTGAGCTCCGGAGCACCGGCTCGCGCCGGCCGGAGCCCGAAGTCCGGAGGGCGCGGCGGGCTGCGCGCGGCGCTGCTGAGGCCGTTAAGCGAGCGACTCCGATTCCCGCGGGCCGTGCCGCTCAAGCCACCACCCGCGAGGGGCCCCGAGGGCACACACTCCGGCGCGGCGGTTCCAACTGGCGAGTGTGTGCCTTCGGGGCCCCCGGCCACCTCGGGCGCAGAGTCTCGGAGGGGGTCTCAGGCCCCGGACGCCCGGCTTCCATGTGAGCGCCCTCCCGCTCGGGTGGGCCTGCGCTGCCGCTTCTGCCCGGCGCCCGGGTCCTGGCTGCGGCCGCCCGCTCCACCTCCGCCGGGTCCCTGGATCCGGCTGCCGGGCGCAGGAGCCTCC CTTCTCCTCCGCGTCCGACGCAACCGGCAGCAGCGCTGCCGCCGCGTCCTCTACGGCCGTCCCGTCTTCCCACG ATTTGAGGAAACTAAAGTGAATTCCGCAAGTTTTTCTTCACATGGAAAATTGTCACATGTAGACGAACACAAATATGTAGAATTTGCTATAAAGTATAACATGCCTATGAAATATACAGCTGAATACTTTTGA